In Sulfuracidifex metallicus DSM 6482 = JCM 9184, a single window of DNA contains:
- a CDS encoding winged helix DNA-binding protein, whose translation METIEREILSKLSLFYMQVKRKLNSSELPEGLTITDFMVLNSLMNGKKTMVEISKEINATQSSITLSISKLEEKDIVKRIRYPSDRRITFVEITDKGKEVVSSCQNKLNVVLLECIGNLSHAEKRNLLEILKKLNC comes from the coding sequence GTGGAGACAATAGAAAGGGAAATATTATCTAAATTATCGTTATTTTATATGCAAGTAAAGAGGAAGCTTAACTCCAGTGAGCTACCTGAAGGTTTAACTATTACCGACTTTATGGTTTTGAACTCTCTTATGAATGGCAAAAAAACCATGGTTGAAATCTCCAAGGAAATTAACGCAACTCAGTCATCTATAACGTTATCCATCTCCAAGTTAGAGGAGAAAGACATTGTTAAGAGAATAAGGTATCCGAGCGATAGAAGAATAACCTTCGTAGAAATAACCGATAAAGGAAAAGAAGTTGTGTCGAGCTGCCAAAATAAACTCAATGTGGTTCTTTTGGAGTGTATAGGAAATCTTTCTCACGCTGAGAAAAGGAATTTATTGGAGATTCTAAAAAAGCTGAATTGCTGA
- the tpiA gene encoding triose-phosphate isomerase, whose translation MKKPVILINFKAYDTSFGKKGIDIAKKIEKISLEYSTEIIISVPPTEIYRISNEVSIPVYAEHVDANPLGAHTGSVTPEMVKDAGAEGTLINHSERRIRIDEIAEILSRARKLNLDTVVCVDRNELVKAIGTLEPTSILIEPPELIGSGISVSKARPEVITNAVEQVKEFPKVLLIAGAGITNGEDVSTALKLGAAGIGVASAVMKAKEPCKVVEEFVKSSLGN comes from the coding sequence ATGAAAAAGCCTGTAATTCTAATTAACTTCAAGGCTTATGATACATCCTTTGGCAAAAAAGGAATCGACATAGCAAAGAAAATAGAGAAAATAAGCTTAGAGTACTCTACAGAGATCATAATTTCAGTTCCTCCTACCGAGATATACAGAATATCCAATGAAGTTTCAATACCCGTTTACGCTGAACACGTTGACGCCAACCCTTTAGGTGCACACACGGGATCGGTTACTCCAGAGATGGTTAAAGATGCTGGTGCTGAGGGTACGTTAATCAACCACAGTGAAAGAAGAATCAGAATAGACGAGATAGCTGAGATATTATCAAGAGCAAGGAAGTTGAACCTTGACACTGTAGTATGCGTAGACAGGAACGAGCTAGTGAAGGCAATAGGTACCCTTGAGCCTACGTCTATATTAATAGAACCTCCTGAGCTAATAGGCAGCGGTATATCAGTCTCTAAAGCTAGGCCTGAGGTCATAACTAATGCCGTAGAGCAAGTGAAGGAGTTTCCAAAGGTTCTTCTGATTGCTGGGGCGGGGATAACCAACGGAGAGGACGTTTCAACTGCCCTTAAATTGGGCGCAGCCGGCATAGGCGTAGCTAGCGCGGTAATGAAGGCTAAAGAACCTTGTAAAGTCGTAGAGGAATTCGTTAAAAGCTCTCTTGGTAATTAG
- a CDS encoding aldose 1-epimerase has translation MVKLEKGELEAEIVNEGAYLVDLRKDGEEVLLHGNLERKTRGGMALLIPFANRVKGGSYIFEGKVYDLPRNSEGNAIHGFAKDLRWDVEASSRDKVTFKVKIQNQGYPSALSCRVTYEIGCNSLQVEMEIFNEGNSNAPLTVGAHPYFVANKWRIEPSKMEMLESVNKIPTGRTITVDVNSMNSLDDCFLFEGKVILTTDKHRITLSSKDMKFLQIYTGIPNSIAIEPMSGAPDAYHNGIGLKVLKVGENARYSFSLLLEKAYEQRESS, from the coding sequence ATGGTAAAACTAGAGAAGGGTGAGCTGGAAGCTGAGATCGTTAATGAAGGGGCTTACTTGGTGGACCTCAGAAAGGACGGCGAGGAGGTTTTGCTTCACGGAAACTTAGAGAGAAAAACTAGAGGAGGAATGGCGTTACTTATACCATTCGCCAACAGAGTCAAGGGGGGATCTTACATCTTTGAGGGAAAAGTTTATGATTTACCTAGGAACTCTGAAGGAAATGCAATCCATGGGTTCGCCAAGGACTTGCGTTGGGACGTTGAAGCGTCCAGTCGAGATAAGGTAACGTTCAAAGTTAAGATTCAGAATCAAGGCTATCCCTCTGCTCTTTCCTGTAGAGTTACATACGAAATTGGCTGTAACTCACTCCAAGTTGAAATGGAGATATTTAACGAGGGAAACAGTAATGCTCCCCTGACTGTAGGTGCCCATCCTTATTTCGTCGCCAATAAATGGAGGATAGAGCCAAGCAAAATGGAAATGCTGGAAAGCGTTAACAAGATTCCAACAGGGAGAACTATAACTGTCGACGTAAACTCCATGAATAGCTTGGACGACTGCTTCCTGTTTGAAGGAAAGGTAATTCTTACCACAGACAAACATAGAATTACATTGTCTTCAAAGGACATGAAGTTCCTTCAAATATATACTGGAATACCTAACTCAATAGCAATTGAGCCTATGAGCGGTGCTCCAGATGCTTACCATAACGGCATTGGGCTAAAAGTGCTCAAGGTAGGAGAGAACGCTAGGTATTCCTTTTCGCTTCTCCTGGAGAAAGCTTATGAGCAGAGAGAATCATCTTAA
- a CDS encoding metalloregulator ArsR/SmtB family transcription factor — protein sequence MVNYLLDLFSCLADENRLKILLYLNERRQASVSEIAKATGNYQSLVSHHLSNLRKAGLVQRRRIGKTSVYVISDRVTKLLEYVSSTWTS from the coding sequence ATGGTAAATTACTTACTGGATCTATTCTCTTGTTTGGCAGATGAAAATAGGCTAAAGATTCTACTTTACCTAAACGAGAGGAGGCAGGCGTCGGTGAGTGAAATAGCTAAGGCAACTGGTAACTATCAATCTTTGGTTTCTCATCATCTTTCTAACTTAAGAAAGGCTGGTCTAGTTCAAAGGAGGAGAATAGGAAAGACCTCAGTCTACGTTATATCAGATCGCGTGACTAAATTATTAGAATATGTGAGCTCGACGTGGACCAGTTGA
- a CDS encoding MBL fold metallo-hydrolase — MKVLFLGTGSGSSRNTYRFKAGIYVESEGKLFLDMGPGSNLRIDDYHVDADTVFFTHLHIDHIDGVFDYMVSRKVRGLNDLTIFSPPGFSKILNSYMETGNQISANVKESKLPKGKVDDLEVYSVKACHSIYAVSYVITDGKRKLIYTGDTAEPCEELLSEIRESDVVIHEASCVEDCKKFGHTSVKELISMFGDQSKKRIILTHIPTHIEDEIYNAVGKKFTIARDGTTFEI; from the coding sequence ATGAAAGTTCTCTTCCTAGGTACAGGCTCAGGATCATCGAGAAATACGTACAGATTTAAGGCTGGGATCTACGTTGAAAGTGAAGGAAAACTATTCCTAGATATGGGTCCCGGATCCAACCTTAGAATAGATGATTACCATGTTGACGCCGACACTGTTTTCTTCACCCATCTTCACATAGATCACATTGACGGCGTCTTCGACTACATGGTTTCCAGAAAGGTTAGAGGTTTGAACGATCTTACAATTTTCTCTCCTCCTGGTTTCTCCAAAATTCTCAACTCATATATGGAAACTGGAAACCAAATATCTGCAAACGTAAAGGAAAGCAAGCTTCCAAAGGGAAAGGTGGACGATCTAGAGGTTTATAGCGTTAAAGCTTGTCACTCAATTTATGCAGTCTCTTATGTAATAACTGACGGTAAAAGAAAACTAATATATACAGGGGACACCGCAGAGCCCTGCGAGGAGTTATTGTCTGAGATACGAGAATCAGACGTTGTTATACATGAAGCGTCATGCGTAGAGGATTGCAAGAAGTTCGGTCACACCTCAGTTAAGGAACTCATAAGTATGTTCGGTGATCAAAGCAAAAAGAGGATTATTCTCACACATATACCTACTCACATAGAGGACGAGATTTATAACGCAGTAGGTAAGAAGTTCACTATAGCCAGGGACGGTACTACTTTTGAAATCTAA
- the nadA gene encoding quinolinate synthase NadA: MSIEFIKEIKQLKKEKNAIILGHNYMDYGVQLVSDFTGDSYDLAVKAMKTNADIIVFAGVYFMAEQAAALNPEKLVLSPDPNAGCTLSDSLDVETLKEFKKMYPKAPVVLYINTSIAAKAMADYIVTSSTAVKVVSSLDDDVILFGPDANLANYVQRKTGKNIVKVPPNGRCLVHASYTRQLVDVARKKYQGALLMAHPESPLEILEASDFVGSTNQMIDFARKSPLKEFIVATEIGMINALQINVPEKKFYPLVTTETCSCARCPYMAMVTLRKIRDSLMEGKHIVKVDPEVAERAKRAFENTMKILEK; encoded by the coding sequence ATGAGCATCGAATTCATCAAGGAAATAAAACAACTAAAAAAGGAAAAAAATGCAATAATACTTGGCCATAACTACATGGATTACGGAGTACAATTGGTTTCTGACTTTACAGGGGACTCCTACGACCTAGCAGTCAAGGCCATGAAGACAAACGCTGATATAATAGTTTTCGCCGGCGTTTACTTCATGGCAGAGCAAGCTGCAGCGTTAAATCCGGAGAAGTTGGTGTTGTCCCCTGACCCTAATGCAGGTTGTACTCTATCCGATTCTCTAGACGTTGAGACATTGAAGGAATTCAAGAAAATGTACCCAAAGGCACCTGTTGTACTATACATAAATACCAGCATCGCCGCAAAAGCCATGGCGGATTACATTGTAACCTCTTCAACTGCAGTAAAGGTGGTCAGTAGTTTAGATGACGATGTAATTCTATTCGGGCCAGACGCTAATCTAGCCAATTACGTCCAAAGGAAAACCGGAAAAAACATAGTGAAAGTTCCACCTAACGGAAGATGCTTAGTACATGCGAGTTACACAAGACAGTTAGTAGACGTAGCAAGGAAGAAATATCAAGGCGCTTTACTCATGGCACATCCAGAATCCCCGTTAGAGATACTTGAAGCTTCAGATTTCGTTGGTTCTACAAATCAGATGATAGATTTTGCTAGGAAATCCCCCTTAAAGGAATTCATAGTTGCGACAGAGATAGGAATGATAAACGCCCTTCAGATTAACGTCCCTGAGAAGAAGTTTTACCCGTTAGTTACAACTGAGACGTGCAGTTGTGCAAGATGTCCTTACATGGCGATGGTGACGTTAAGGAAAATCAGAGATTCTCTAATGGAGGGCAAACACATAGTTAAGGTAGACCCAGAAGTAGCAGAAAGGGCTAAGAGAGCCTTCGAGAACACTATGAAAATACTAGAAAAATAG